Proteins encoded by one window of Halomonas sp. SH5A2:
- a CDS encoding histidinol-phosphatase, whose amino-acid sequence MSLAIFDLDNTLLSIDSDHAWGEFLLEQGAVDPVAYREANDRFMADYQAGTLDMADFLAVALKPLADNTPEQLAAWHQQFMASKIEPHIQPKAEELLARHRTMGDTLLIITATNRFITGPIAERLGVEHLIAVEPECIDGHYTGRVQGVPSYREGKVTRLEQWLEEQEMTMDDAWFYSDSHNDLPLLEKVENPVAVDPDDTLRHIAEERQWRIMSLRD is encoded by the coding sequence GTGAGTCTGGCCATTTTCGATTTGGATAATACCCTGCTATCCATCGATAGCGATCACGCCTGGGGGGAGTTCCTGCTTGAGCAGGGGGCGGTAGACCCCGTTGCCTACCGGGAAGCCAATGACCGTTTTATGGCCGATTACCAGGCGGGCACGCTCGACATGGCCGACTTTCTAGCCGTCGCGCTAAAGCCGCTTGCCGACAACACGCCGGAGCAGCTTGCCGCTTGGCATCAGCAGTTCATGGCCAGCAAAATCGAGCCCCATATCCAGCCGAAAGCTGAAGAATTGCTGGCCCGCCACCGTACCATGGGCGATACACTGCTGATTATCACCGCCACCAATCGCTTCATTACCGGGCCGATTGCCGAGCGCCTGGGCGTTGAACATCTGATAGCCGTTGAACCCGAATGCATCGATGGTCACTACACCGGCCGTGTTCAGGGTGTGCCTAGCTACCGTGAAGGTAAAGTCACCCGCCTGGAGCAATGGCTGGAAGAGCAGGAAATGACCATGGACGACGCCTGGTTTTACAGCGACTCCCACAATGACCTGCCGCTACTGGAGAAAGTCGAAAACCCGGTGGCCGTCGACCCTGACGACACCCTGCGCCACATCGCCGAAGAGCGCCAATGGCGGATCATGAGTTTGCGGGACTGA